From Candidatus Obscuribacterales bacterium, one genomic window encodes:
- a CDS encoding DUF3326 domain-containing protein — protein sequence MTPISMPYTAMLIVPTGVGAAIGGYAGDALPVARAIAQVVDCLITHPNVLNGAQLYWPIANALYVEGYGLDQVALGRWGLRPVQQNRIGLVLDAGIEPDLRWRQLQAADAARATLGLSLTDYVVTDAPLGVSLQTADSGATWGTIQRPDSLLRAVEAAIHRGGAEAIAVVARFPDDVGSDALTQYRQGQGVDPLAGAEAVISHLVVKTFRLPCAHAPALQPLPLDPSISPRSAAEELGYTFLPCVLAGLSRAPQFTDRVDAHSIWANHIQTLIAPDSACGGAAVLGLSQTARLITVGDNSTMMQASPDTLGLSALRVTSYLEAIGAIAAERAGVHLDALTPTLLPLRPLSSPPLSTSELSCE from the coding sequence ATGACCCCCATCTCCATGCCTTACACGGCCATGCTGATCGTGCCGACGGGCGTAGGTGCCGCCATCGGTGGCTATGCCGGTGATGCCCTGCCGGTGGCACGAGCGATCGCCCAAGTGGTGGATTGCCTAATTACCCATCCCAATGTGCTCAACGGAGCCCAGCTCTACTGGCCCATCGCCAACGCCCTGTATGTGGAAGGCTATGGGCTCGATCAGGTGGCCTTGGGACGTTGGGGGCTGCGTCCGGTGCAGCAGAATCGCATTGGCCTGGTGTTGGATGCGGGCATTGAACCCGACCTGCGCTGGCGACAGTTGCAGGCGGCGGATGCTGCCCGCGCCACTCTGGGTCTGAGTTTGACTGACTACGTGGTCACCGATGCGCCCCTAGGAGTGTCGCTGCAAACGGCGGACTCGGGGGCCACCTGGGGCACGATTCAACGTCCCGATAGTCTCCTGCGGGCCGTGGAGGCAGCTATCCATCGAGGTGGAGCGGAGGCGATCGCTGTGGTAGCCCGTTTTCCCGATGACGTGGGTAGCGACGCCCTCACCCAGTATCGTCAGGGCCAGGGCGTGGATCCCCTAGCGGGAGCAGAGGCGGTGATCAGCCACCTCGTGGTTAAAACCTTTCGGCTGCCCTGTGCCCATGCGCCGGCTCTCCAACCTCTGCCCTTAGATCCCAGCATTTCTCCTCGCTCAGCGGCAGAGGAACTTGGCTATACCTTTTTGCCCTGCGTGCTGGCTGGTCTAAGCCGCGCCCCGCAGTTTACCGATCGGGTTGATGCGCACAGCATTTGGGCCAACCACATTCAAACTCTGATTGCTCCCGACAGTGCCTGTGGTGGGGCCGCAGTGCTAGGCTTGAGTCAAACAGCCCGGCTGATTACCGTAGGTGACAACTCGACGATGATGCAAGCTTCTCCCGATACCTTGGGGCTTTCCGCCCTGCGGGTGACGTCATACCTGGAAGCCATCGGGGCGATCGCTGCCGAGCGGGCCGGTGTCCATCTCGATGCACTCACGCCCACCTTGTTACCCCTACGTCCGCTATCAAGCCCCCCGTTGTCCACTTCTGAACTGTCCTGTGAGTAA
- a CDS encoding CPBP family intramembrane glutamic endopeptidase, translating to MSKPLPQEPEFEPLSRIQILAAMGVTAILLLLVARIWLWLDDGMILEVQLSVSAIALGVGIGLGITVASSLVYQLWPAYQYSADLYLKLVLKPLIWPDLVWLGILPGLSEELLFRGVMLPALGFNGLAVVVSSLCFGVLHFSGVQQWPYVIWATAVGAVLGFSALETGNLLIPIVAHMTTNMVSSLLWKLEG from the coding sequence GTGAGTAAACCGTTGCCTCAAGAGCCAGAGTTTGAACCCCTTAGCCGCATCCAAATCTTGGCGGCCATGGGCGTCACGGCAATCCTATTGCTATTGGTGGCCCGGATCTGGCTTTGGCTAGATGATGGGATGATTTTGGAGGTGCAGCTATCGGTGTCGGCGATCGCCCTCGGTGTGGGCATTGGGCTGGGCATCACGGTGGCCAGCAGTCTGGTGTACCAGCTTTGGCCCGCCTACCAATACAGCGCTGATTTATATCTGAAGCTTGTGCTCAAACCCCTGATCTGGCCTGACCTCGTCTGGCTAGGGATCTTGCCGGGGTTGAGCGAAGAGCTGCTGTTTCGTGGCGTCATGCTACCTGCCCTAGGCTTCAATGGCCTGGCAGTGGTGGTATCCAGCCTTTGCTTTGGTGTGCTGCACTTCAGTGGTGTGCAGCAATGGCCCTATGTGATCTGGGCAACGGCGGTGGGAGCCGTGCTGGGCTTCAGTGCTCTGGAAACCGGCAATCTGCTGATTCCCATCGTGGCCCACATGACTACGAATATGGTGTCGAGCCTGCTGTGGAAGCTCGAAGGTTAA
- a CDS encoding ABC transporter ATP-binding protein, producing the protein MSDTILDVRNLQVQFRTDEQVVRAVDGISFTVKRGQTLGIVGESGSGKSVTSLAVIGLVPSPPGEVVSGEIWFQDGDRPEPVDLRSLPPEELRHYRGERIAMIFQEPMSSLNPVYTCGFQLIEMIQQHQDVPKPEARRRAINLLQEVKLVASDEDLAQDYRDQQQAIGAAPPSDREVMQAIAEQKQAILKRYPHELSGGQLQRVMIAMAISCNPSLLIADEPTTALDVTVQALILDLLRELRDRRGMSILFITHDLGIIADIADDVVVMYQGKIVEQGSVVDIFDAPQHPYTKGLLTCRPQPDRRMRYLPTVSDFMQVSHGADGVAILEEKPLAQEDLSRIGEQISDTEVSDRLTRLSQSSPLLSVQNLQVGFPVRGLLGQTQRYVMAVNGVSFDVYPGETLGLVGESGCGKTTLARALMRLVPSMGGRITFDALDVTAVQGRELRMLRRELQIVFQNPYSSLDPRLTVGAAIMEPMIIHGTLRQARQRRERVLYLLERVGLEANAIDRYPHEFSGGQRQRICIARSLALNPKFIICDESVSALDVSVQAQVLNLLKELQDEFGLTYIFISHDLGVVKFMSDRIMVMNQGKVEELGPADQIYQSPQKPYTQSLIAAIPLGNLEQIQYRQEQRRTAVKG; encoded by the coding sequence ATGAGTGACACGATTCTTGACGTTCGCAACCTTCAGGTTCAATTTCGTACCGATGAGCAAGTGGTGCGTGCGGTCGATGGCATTTCCTTCACCGTCAAACGTGGGCAGACGTTAGGAATCGTGGGTGAGTCTGGCTCTGGAAAATCGGTCACGTCCCTGGCTGTCATTGGTCTAGTGCCCAGTCCTCCGGGCGAGGTGGTTTCCGGCGAGATTTGGTTTCAGGATGGCGATCGCCCCGAGCCGGTGGATCTGCGATCGCTGCCCCCTGAGGAGTTGCGCCACTATCGCGGGGAGCGCATTGCCATGATTTTCCAAGAGCCGATGAGCAGCCTCAACCCGGTGTATACCTGCGGTTTTCAGCTGATCGAGATGATCCAGCAACACCAAGATGTTCCCAAGCCGGAAGCTCGACGGCGTGCCATCAATCTCCTCCAGGAAGTGAAGCTGGTGGCCAGTGATGAAGACCTGGCCCAAGACTACCGCGATCAGCAGCAGGCGATCGGGGCAGCGCCGCCCTCGGATCGAGAGGTGATGCAGGCGATCGCTGAGCAAAAGCAGGCGATTTTGAAACGCTATCCCCATGAGCTATCTGGGGGACAGCTTCAGCGGGTGATGATTGCCATGGCTATTTCCTGCAATCCATCCCTGCTGATTGCCGACGAACCCACGACGGCGCTAGATGTGACGGTGCAGGCTCTGATTCTGGACTTGCTGCGGGAATTGCGCGATCGCCGAGGTATGTCTATCCTGTTCATTACCCATGATCTGGGGATCATCGCCGATATTGCCGATGATGTCGTCGTCATGTACCAAGGCAAAATTGTCGAGCAGGGCAGCGTCGTCGATATTTTTGACGCACCCCAGCACCCCTACACCAAAGGCCTGCTTACCTGCCGCCCCCAACCCGATCGACGGATGCGCTATTTGCCCACCGTTTCCGACTTTATGCAGGTGTCCCACGGTGCCGACGGTGTCGCTATCCTAGAGGAAAAACCCTTGGCTCAAGAGGATCTGAGTCGCATTGGGGAACAGATCAGTGATACCGAGGTAAGCGATCGCCTCACCCGTCTCTCCCAATCGTCGCCCCTACTCTCCGTGCAAAACCTACAGGTGGGCTTTCCAGTGCGGGGCCTCTTGGGGCAAACCCAGCGCTACGTGATGGCGGTCAATGGGGTGAGTTTCGATGTCTATCCTGGAGAAACCTTGGGGCTAGTGGGAGAATCGGGCTGCGGCAAAACCACGCTGGCGCGGGCGTTGATGCGCTTGGTGCCCTCCATGGGCGGACGCATCACCTTCGATGCCCTCGATGTCACAGCCGTTCAGGGGCGCGAGCTGCGAATGTTGCGGCGCGAGCTGCAAATTGTCTTCCAAAATCCTTACAGCTCCCTCGATCCGCGCTTAACCGTGGGGGCGGCGATTATGGAACCGATGATCATCCACGGCACCCTACGCCAGGCCCGTCAGCGCCGGGAACGGGTTCTCTATTTGCTGGAACGGGTGGGACTAGAGGCCAATGCCATCGATCGCTATCCCCATGAATTTTCTGGCGGGCAGCGGCAGCGAATCTGTATTGCCCGATCGCTGGCCCTCAATCCCAAGTTCATCATCTGCGATGAGTCGGTCTCGGCTCTGGATGTTTCTGTGCAGGCCCAGGTGTTGAATCTGCTGAAGGAGCTGCAGGACGAATTTGGGCTCACCTACATCTTCATTTCCCACGATCTCGGGGTGGTGAAATTCATGAGCGATCGCATCATGGTCATGAACCAAGGCAAGGTCGAAGAACTAGGCCCTGCTGATCAAATCTATCAATCACCCCAGAAGCCGTACACTCAAAGCTTAATTGCCGCCATTCCCCTCGGCAACCTAGAACAGATCCAGTATCGCCAGGAGCAGCGCCGCACCGCCGTTAAAGGCTAG
- a CDS encoding 2Fe-2S iron-sulfur cluster-binding protein translates to MAEYTVQIQHQGTTYTLQVPDHQTILSKALDEGLELPSSCNAGVCTTCAALVVEGEVDQSEGMGVSPDLQAQGYALLCCSYPRSNLKIETEKEDTVYHLQFGQFQNKA, encoded by the coding sequence ATGGCCGAATATACTGTTCAGATTCAACATCAAGGCACAACCTATACGCTGCAAGTGCCCGACCATCAAACCATTTTGTCTAAAGCTTTGGATGAGGGTTTGGAGCTGCCTTCGTCCTGTAATGCTGGAGTTTGTACCACCTGTGCGGCATTGGTGGTCGAAGGTGAGGTTGACCAAAGCGAGGGTATGGGCGTCAGTCCCGATCTGCAAGCCCAAGGCTATGCGCTGCTCTGCTGTTCCTATCCCCGGTCTAACCTGAAGATTGAAACCGAGAAGGAAGATACGGTCTATCACCTACAGTTTGGGCAGTTTCAAAATAAAGCGTAA